The DNA region CAACAAAAACACTTGGTAGAAATGTCGTGAAAGTTAGCTTCATGCTTTATCTTTTAGATAGCGATGAAAAACAAACGGTCACTCTAGACATGAGTTATACGGTAGTGCCAGCATCACCAACCTATGATGTCCAATTTGTCTCTTATGATTCAGCTAAAAAAGAAGTCAAAGGGAGAGTTACAGCTATCAACGGAGGAACGAACGCAGGCGTTTCTATTTATGGCTATAGCGTTCCAAGTCGTTTAGGTCTTACTGTTACAACGATCAAAGAGCTATATCCATTAATAAATCCTGGTAACACAGTCGTCACTGATGCTGATGGATATTTTACTCTTCCTTATGAAGATGGTTTTTGCTTCGCGGCCTTTTCTCCTCAATCGGGTGATTATTCTCCAGTCTATACATTAGATGATAAAGCCTTCGCAGGAGCTGCAGTTACTGAATCATCTACATCTGACAGTAGTAGTACTGTGCAATCTTCTTCACCAAAAAAAGAAGAGAAAAAAGGCTTGTTCCCGAATACTGGTGAAAAGAAAACCATCTATTATTCAATTGCAGGGATCGCCATTCTTTTATTAATCGTCTTGTTCTTATTCATTAACAGCAAAAAAGGAAAAAAAGAATAGCTATTTATATTTACTATCCTAAAAAATGAGTCCAGAACAAAACTAAAAAACAGTTTTGCTCTGGACTCTAAAACTTAATAAACGGTGAGAGCAGAAGCAACTCCCTCTTGTTTCTGGGAGCCTGACACTTCTGTTCCATCCTCATTTTTCTTTTCTATTTTATAACTTTTTAACTACGATCGTCACTAGCAACCCTAACAAATAGCAACCGTTAAATGCGATCAAGTTTTTTATCGAGTACCCAAAACTTTTGGGATGCGGTAGCTCTGCTTTAAATAATTTAAGATTTTTCCAGACTTGTAATAGCGAAACAAAGGTTAGTAAAATCGGCCATTGATAAATACCAAAAACCATTCCTACCAAAATCACAGCATAACAAGCTAGCATTAGTCCTTGGAAAAGAATCACTCCATGTTCGCGTCCAATATAATAGACCAATGTATACCGATGATTTTCAATATCCGTATCCAAATCTCTCAAATTATTTGCCAACATGATATTAGCAATTGTAAACACCATCGGCAATGAAGCCCAAATGATCGCTAAAACAGACCAAAGACTGCCTATCAAGGCAAACGTTCCTTTTACCCAATCTAACTGTAAATAAAATGGCGGATCATTCAAAACATTCAAATAGATCGTCATAGCAAAAATCCCTAATCCCATCGTAAAACCGCTAAATACTTCTCCTAAAGGCATCCGTGATAACGGAATCGGACCAAAGGTATAAAAAATACCGATAAAACAACAAACTCCGCCCATTACTAAAAACAACCAACCAGTTTGGATGGTCAAAAAGATACCAACCGCAGCAGCAAAAGTAATCATAGCGAAAATCATGTTTCTCACTAAACTGGGAGCGATTCCTGAGCTGCCAATGATATTTTCTTCGTACTTATACTTCTGAGACTTTGCTTTTTTAAAATCCATAAAATTATTGATTGCAGTTGTTGCCATGTCGAATACGACCATTCCTACAAAAAACAATAATGTATAGCCTAACTGAAACTCATTAAAATACGCTATGGAAAATAA from Enterococcus sp. 9D6_DIV0238 includes:
- a CDS encoding LPXTG cell wall anchor domain-containing protein — protein: MKKVVFCFTALLALLPITSFAEDPISSSDVGAVENSSIVKEAQSSDNEGTQTLESSLSQTEDSSTVETSSTAENAYGDHMDSTLVVFQGDTVSAEVLQADGSAHGAALRDLKLLEEPSTKTLGRNVVKVSFMLYLLDSDEKQTVTLDMSYTVVPASPTYDVQFVSYDSAKKEVKGRVTAINGGTNAGVSIYGYSVPSRLGLTVTTIKELYPLINPGNTVVTDADGYFTLPYEDGFCFAAFSPQSGDYSPVYTLDDKAFAGAAVTESSTSDSSSTVQSSSPKKEEKKGLFPNTGEKKTIYYSIAGIAILLLIVLFLFINSKKGKKE
- the menA gene encoding 1,4-dihydroxy-2-naphthoate polyprenyltransferase: MSLKVFLQVVEIQTKLASLFPFAVGVLFSIAYFNEFQLGYTLLFFVGMVVFDMATTAINNFMDFKKAKSQKYKYEENIIGSSGIAPSLVRNMIFAMITFAAAVGIFLTIQTGWLFLVMGGVCCFIGIFYTFGPIPLSRMPLGEVFSGFTMGLGIFAMTIYLNVLNDPPFYLQLDWVKGTFALIGSLWSVLAIIWASLPMVFTIANIMLANNLRDLDTDIENHRYTLVYYIGREHGVILFQGLMLACYAVILVGMVFGIYQWPILLTFVSLLQVWKNLKLFKAELPHPKSFGYSIKNLIAFNGCYLLGLLVTIVVKKL